A stretch of Cyanobacterium sp. HL-69 DNA encodes these proteins:
- the deoC gene encoding deoxyribose-phosphate aldolase DeoC has product MVITAADVNIADYIDHSLLNPLATTKDVELCCNQAIDCGFPAVCVYPVHVKKAVSILHTQKIKVATVIGFPTGATTPHVKLHEAQEATNYGAGELDVVINLGWLKSGKFDWIHKEIASICEETGIPVKAILETTCLTDEEKKVAAEICLDAGVSFLKTSTGWFGGATVEDVALLHRISKGRVGVKASGGIKDLESAIALINAGATRLGTSRGVEIVRQQKDNVR; this is encoded by the coding sequence ATGGTAATCACTGCTGCGGATGTTAATATAGCCGATTATATAGATCATTCTCTCTTAAATCCTCTGGCGACAACCAAGGATGTAGAATTGTGTTGCAATCAGGCTATTGATTGCGGTTTTCCCGCAGTATGTGTCTATCCTGTCCATGTCAAAAAAGCTGTGTCTATCCTTCATACCCAAAAGATTAAGGTGGCGACAGTTATCGGTTTTCCCACAGGGGCAACTACTCCCCACGTAAAGCTACACGAAGCCCAAGAAGCCACTAATTACGGGGCAGGGGAGTTGGATGTGGTTATTAATTTAGGTTGGTTAAAGTCTGGGAAGTTTGACTGGATTCATAAGGAAATAGCCTCTATTTGTGAGGAGACGGGTATTCCTGTTAAAGCGATTTTGGAAACTACCTGTTTGACAGATGAGGAAAAAAAAGTGGCCGCTGAGATATGTTTGGATGCGGGGGTAAGTTTCTTAAAAACTAGCACTGGTTGGTTTGGGGGGGCAACGGTGGAAGATGTGGCTCTATTGCATCGTATTTCTAAGGGGCGTGTTGGTGTTAAGGCTTCTGGGGGTATTAAGGATTTAGAAAGTGCGATCGCCCTTATCAATGCAGGGGCAACCCGTCTAGGCACATCAAGGGGAGTCGAAATAGTCAGACAACAAAAGGACAACGTCAGATAA
- the rnc gene encoding ribonuclease III Rnc produces the protein MTITDPRRRIELQKLLKKLGLTDLSKVNWTLLDTALTHPSFSHQNNYEQLEFVGDAVVRLVAAELLKETYPELPVGEYAAIRSVIVSDRFLAEIAEQYGVEMYLLIAPNVRGDRMGRISRLADAFEAILGALYESTRTMELIRHWLDPILSEKAAQVHADPARQNYKDALQEWTQRVHKSLPTYLVQEHRLSKGEENERFVAQVWLKDKLLGEGKGATKKASHQAAAKQAFYAFVNQEQVSPTKNQ, from the coding sequence ATGACAATAACTGATCCTCGTCGTCGCATAGAGTTACAGAAACTACTTAAAAAACTAGGTTTAACAGATTTATCAAAAGTTAACTGGACATTATTAGATACCGCCCTGACTCATCCGAGTTTCTCTCATCAAAACAATTACGAACAGTTAGAATTTGTCGGTGATGCCGTGGTGAGACTGGTTGCCGCCGAATTACTAAAAGAAACCTACCCTGAGTTACCCGTAGGGGAATATGCCGCCATTCGTTCGGTCATTGTGAGTGATCGCTTTTTGGCCGAAATAGCAGAACAGTATGGGGTAGAAATGTATCTACTAATTGCTCCTAATGTAAGGGGCGATCGCATGGGCCGCATCTCTCGTCTTGCTGATGCCTTTGAAGCCATCCTCGGTGCATTATACGAAAGCACCAGAACCATGGAATTAATACGCCATTGGCTTGACCCCATTTTATCAGAAAAGGCCGCCCAAGTTCACGCCGATCCTGCCCGACAAAATTATAAAGATGCCTTACAAGAATGGACGCAAAGGGTACACAAATCCCTACCGACTTATCTTGTGCAAGAACATCGTTTGAGCAAAGGAGAAGAAAATGAGCGTTTTGTGGCGCAAGTATGGTTAAAAGATAAGCTCTTGGGTGAAGGTAAGGGTGCAACCAAAAAAGCATCCCATCAGGCCGCTGCTAAACAGGCTTTTTATGCTTTTGTTAATCAAGAGCAAGTTTCTCCGACCAAAAATCAATAA
- the nadD gene encoding nicotinate-nucleotide adenylyltransferase NadD produces the protein MKIAIFGTSADPPTIAHQTILGYLSQKYDLVAVYASDNPFKEGQKSLYHRSQMLNLLIEELSLSSGNDNIKLGTDIGDRRTLYTIEKAKKKWGNKADLTFVIGSDLAPQIFSWYEAEKLWQQVKVLILPREGYQIDTQTQKKLDKYTLGYTLADYSLPPVSSTEYRQNQNQEILTPKVKSYIQDHDLY, from the coding sequence ATGAAAATTGCTATTTTTGGAACCAGTGCAGATCCCCCTACCATTGCCCATCAAACAATTTTAGGTTATCTGAGTCAAAAATATGATTTGGTAGCAGTGTATGCTTCTGACAACCCATTTAAAGAGGGTCAAAAAAGCCTATACCATCGTAGTCAAATGTTGAATTTACTCATAGAAGAACTGAGTCTATCTTCTGGTAATGATAACATTAAACTGGGAACGGATATAGGCGATCGGCGCACCTTATACACCATTGAAAAAGCGAAAAAAAAATGGGGTAACAAAGCCGACTTAACTTTCGTTATTGGTAGTGACTTAGCCCCGCAAATATTTAGCTGGTATGAGGCAGAAAAACTCTGGCAACAGGTAAAGGTTTTAATATTACCCCGTGAAGGTTATCAAATTGATACTCAAACTCAGAAAAAGCTAGATAAATATACCCTTGGCTACACTCTGGCAGACTATTCACTACCCCCTGTATCTTCTACAGAGTATCGTCAGAATCAAAATCAAGAAATCTTGACCCCGAAAGTAAAATCATACATTCAAGATCACGATTTATATTAA
- the hisA gene encoding phosphoribosylformimino-5-aminoimidazole carboxamide ribotide isomerase HisA yields the protein MEVIPAIDLLRGHCVRLYQGDYAQSQVFNENPVEVALQWQNQGATRLHLVDLDGAKAGHPVNVDVIKEIVSALDIPVQVGGGLRDRTSVETLFKLGVDRAIVGTVAVENPELVKELCEAFPQKVAIGIDARNGKVATKGWLETSEVEATELAKAISPQAAAIIYTDIHRDGTLVGPNQEALREIASVTDIPIIASGGISSLSDILSLLSLEPVGVKSVIVGKAIYTGKVDLTEAIKAVGDGRLQDIPLNFGDSALA from the coding sequence ATGGAAGTAATACCAGCAATTGATTTATTACGTGGGCATTGTGTACGTTTATATCAGGGAGATTATGCCCAATCTCAAGTATTCAACGAAAATCCTGTGGAAGTTGCCCTACAATGGCAGAATCAGGGGGCTACCCGTTTACATCTCGTGGATTTGGATGGAGCAAAAGCTGGGCATCCTGTTAATGTGGATGTGATTAAAGAAATTGTTTCGGCTTTAGATATTCCTGTACAAGTGGGTGGGGGTTTGCGTGATCGCACTTCAGTAGAAACCCTCTTTAAATTAGGGGTAGATAGAGCCATTGTGGGCACCGTAGCCGTAGAAAATCCTGAGTTAGTCAAGGAATTGTGCGAAGCATTTCCCCAAAAGGTAGCCATCGGCATCGATGCTAGAAATGGAAAAGTAGCCACCAAGGGATGGTTAGAAACCTCGGAAGTAGAAGCCACTGAATTAGCCAAAGCCATATCACCCCAAGCCGCCGCCATCATTTATACCGACATCCATCGGGATGGTACCTTAGTAGGCCCAAACCAAGAAGCCTTAAGGGAAATTGCTAGTGTTACCGATATTCCCATTATCGCCTCTGGAGGTATTAGTTCATTGAGCGATATTCTTAGTTTACTATCCCTCGAACCCGTTGGGGTAAAGAGCGTTATTGTGGGTAAAGCAATTTATACTGGAAAGGTAGATTTAACGGAAGCCATTAAAGCAGTGGGAGATGGCAGATTACAGGATATTCCCCTTAATTTTGGTGATTCGGCCTTAGCTTAA
- a CDS encoding Oxalate/formate antiporter produces MVTFLIKDNLDKQRWWIAFAAILIQLCLGTIYSWSVIKNELVTNQGWQEVGTSLAFVIALGVIGFAAAVGGILVDKKGPRFVATLGGLLFGIGTIIAGVGIQLNNLLILYLGYGLIAGLGNGFGYVTPIATLIRWFPDKRGLVTGLAVMGFGAGSFFIGLIAPYCINNFGVPNTFYLWGICFLILIVMSAQLLINPPQGWLPLGYELPTGSKTIDSYDFHRAIRASQWWILWGILFVNVSAGLGFISQLSSIARDLYYLPSFEDLSPQEVSLLRDRAGSFVVAIAAIFNGLGRLFWAWLSDIFGRKAIFSTMFITQAVLYLITPYLHSYILFVFIACYLLSCLGGGFATMPAFAADTFGSENIGRIYGAMLTAWGSAGVMGPFVFSWIKDNTASYNYALYGATGLLIIGFILTRLYHPPRRIKCVGEIIGNE; encoded by the coding sequence ATGGTCACATTTCTTATCAAGGATAATTTAGATAAACAAAGATGGTGGATTGCCTTCGCCGCTATTCTTATCCAGTTGTGTTTAGGCACTATCTACTCTTGGAGTGTCATAAAAAATGAATTAGTCACTAACCAAGGTTGGCAAGAGGTTGGCACTTCCTTGGCTTTCGTCATCGCCTTGGGTGTTATCGGGTTTGCTGCTGCTGTGGGAGGTATCTTGGTAGATAAAAAAGGGCCTCGGTTTGTGGCAACTTTAGGGGGTTTACTCTTTGGTATTGGTACTATTATCGCAGGGGTAGGAATCCAATTAAATAATCTCCTTATTCTCTATTTAGGTTATGGATTAATTGCTGGATTGGGAAATGGTTTTGGTTATGTTACTCCCATTGCTACCCTCATTCGTTGGTTTCCCGACAAAAGGGGTTTGGTGACAGGATTAGCCGTAATGGGTTTTGGGGCTGGTTCATTTTTTATTGGTTTAATTGCACCTTATTGTATTAACAATTTTGGGGTGCCTAACACTTTTTATCTCTGGGGAATTTGTTTTTTGATTTTAATAGTCATGTCTGCCCAGTTATTGATAAATCCGCCCCAGGGATGGTTACCCCTCGGTTATGAGTTGCCCACGGGAAGTAAAACCATTGACTCCTATGACTTCCATCGCGCCATTAGGGCTTCTCAGTGGTGGATTTTGTGGGGAATTTTATTTGTCAATGTTAGTGCTGGATTGGGGTTTATTTCTCAGTTATCAAGCATTGCGAGGGATTTATATTACCTGCCTAGTTTTGAGGATTTAAGCCCCCAAGAGGTTAGTTTGCTAAGGGATAGGGCAGGCTCTTTTGTAGTGGCGATCGCAGCTATTTTTAACGGTTTAGGGAGACTATTTTGGGCATGGCTATCGGACATTTTTGGCAGAAAAGCGATTTTCTCTACCATGTTTATCACCCAAGCCGTTTTATATTTGATAACCCCTTATCTCCATAGCTATATTCTTTTTGTCTTCATTGCCTGTTATCTTCTCTCTTGCCTTGGGGGTGGATTTGCTACCATGCCAGCCTTTGCCGCTGATACCTTTGGCTCAGAAAATATTGGTCGTATTTATGGGGCAATGTTAACCGCTTGGGGCAGTGCAGGGGTTATGGGGCCTTTTGTTTTTAGTTGGATAAAGGACAACACCGCCAGTTACAACTATGCCCTTTATGGTGCCACGGGTTTACTGATAATCGGTTTTATTTTAACAAGGCTTTATCACCCCCCTCGCAGAATAAAATGTGTTGGTGAGATAATAGGTAATGAGTAA
- the nadE gene encoding NAD+ synthase (glutamine-hydrolysing) NadE, which yields MMKIAIAQLNPIIGDIKNNAKQIIEVAHQASQDGVQLLLTPELSLCGYPPKDLLFRHDFITMMAEELEAIALSIPKNITILVGLATENLYAMEKGEKPLHNSVALVQEGEIKQIFHKQLLPNYDVFEEKRYFEIGEKPNYFELNNVKIGVTICEDLWNDEFFWGRKNYKINPLQSIDKHGVELILNLSASPYVLRKQQLRETMLKYLVNKHKIPIIYANQIGGNDELIFDGNSFAVNKESQVMVRGKGYKTDLIYLEYSPETKDILTTDIINSIPSEEEEIYQALTLGVRDYARKCGFSKAVLGLSGGIDSALVAKIAVDALGKENVLGILMPSPYSSEHSIIDALHLAKNLGIQTHKIPIAPMMDDFNTSLETIFDDKTFGITQENLQSRIRGTTLMAIANKFGHLLLSTGNKSEMAVGYCTLYGDMNGGLAVIADIPKTKVFALCRWLNHDQEIIPNNIIIKPPSAELKPGQKDEDSLPPYPILDDILERYLNFHQSEEEIINSGYDLETVKKILRLVVKAEFKRKQAPPVLKITDRAFGTGWKMPIASRW from the coding sequence ATGATGAAAATTGCGATCGCCCAGTTAAACCCCATTATTGGGGATATAAAAAACAATGCCAAACAAATCATCGAAGTAGCCCATCAAGCCTCCCAAGACGGGGTGCAATTGTTATTAACCCCCGAATTATCTCTCTGCGGTTATCCCCCCAAAGACTTACTATTTCGCCATGATTTTATTACCATGATGGCAGAAGAATTAGAGGCGATCGCCCTTAGTATCCCCAAAAATATAACCATCCTCGTCGGTTTAGCCACCGAAAATCTCTACGCCATGGAAAAAGGAGAAAAACCCCTCCATAACAGCGTTGCCCTAGTGCAAGAAGGAGAAATTAAACAAATCTTCCATAAACAACTCCTCCCTAACTATGATGTTTTTGAAGAAAAAAGGTATTTTGAAATAGGAGAAAAGCCTAATTATTTTGAGTTAAATAATGTTAAAATAGGTGTAACTATTTGCGAAGATTTATGGAATGATGAGTTTTTTTGGGGGCGAAAAAATTATAAGATTAATCCATTACAATCAATTGATAAACATGGGGTAGAGTTGATTTTAAACCTTTCGGCTTCTCCCTATGTTTTGAGGAAACAGCAACTAAGAGAAACCATGTTAAAATACTTGGTTAATAAACATAAAATACCCATCATCTATGCTAACCAAATCGGGGGAAATGATGAATTAATTTTTGATGGAAATAGTTTCGCTGTCAACAAAGAATCCCAAGTAATGGTACGGGGCAAAGGTTATAAAACAGATTTAATCTACCTAGAATATTCTCCCGAAACCAAGGATATATTAACCACCGACATTATCAACTCTATTCCCAGCGAAGAAGAAGAAATCTATCAAGCCCTTACCCTGGGAGTGAGAGACTACGCCCGAAAATGTGGTTTTAGTAAAGCTGTTTTAGGTTTAAGCGGTGGTATTGATTCGGCGCTCGTTGCCAAAATCGCCGTAGATGCCCTCGGCAAAGAAAATGTTTTAGGGATACTCATGCCCTCCCCCTATAGCTCAGAACATTCTATCATTGACGCTCTACACCTTGCCAAAAACCTTGGTATCCAAACCCATAAAATTCCCATCGCACCGATGATGGACGACTTTAACACCTCCCTAGAAACCATTTTTGACGACAAAACCTTTGGTATCACCCAAGAAAATTTACAGTCACGGATTCGAGGTACAACCCTAATGGCGATCGCCAATAAATTTGGTCATCTTCTTCTATCCACGGGCAACAAATCAGAAATGGCCGTGGGATACTGCACCCTCTATGGAGACATGAATGGAGGACTAGCCGTCATTGCCGACATCCCCAAAACCAAGGTTTTTGCCCTTTGCCGTTGGCTAAATCACGATCAAGAAATTATTCCTAACAATATCATTATCAAACCCCCCAGCGCGGAACTAAAACCAGGACAAAAAGATGAAGATTCTTTACCTCCTTACCCCATTCTCGATGATATTCTGGAACGGTATCTCAATTTTCATCAATCAGAAGAAGAGATTATCAACTCAGGCTATGATTTAGAAACGGTCAAAAAAATATTACGATTAGTGGTTAAAGCAGAATTTAAACGAAAACAAGCTCCCCCCGTACTCAAAATTACTGACAGGGCTTTTGGCACTGGTTGGAAAATGCCCATTGCCAGTCGATGGTAA
- the mgtE-2 gene encoding magnesium transporter: protein MAEHSITDKDSRHQLRDLVASQLKLMLDANNLEGAKSLLIPVQPVDIAEAIEYLPETMQLIAFRLLSKTEAIDVYEHLDYNTQQCLIEEFKRQEVLDIVDKMSPDDRARLFDELPASVVKRILAQLTPEERQATNLLLGYEENTAGRIMTPEYISSKAHVTLEEMLDRLRSHARVSELIYYIYVTDESRHLTGVVSLKDLVTHDPHHTLGEVMKSDVIYIKTDMDQEEVAKLVQRYDFLAVPVVDKELRLVGIVTVDDVIDILEREATEDIYALGAVQSDGDNYFETNLFTVARRRVSWLLILLFTNTFTGSIIGGQEELLTRITVLAAFIPLLIGSGGNIGTQSSTVVIRGLSTDELKDLGVAKVILREATAGALLGLGLGLITVVWAYFLPQSQRNLTVAITVGISLMVISILASIAGSSLPFLFKFLKLDPALMSGPFISTAVDVVGVLIYFSIAQYMLGI, encoded by the coding sequence ATGGCTGAACATTCTATTACAGATAAAGATTCTCGTCATCAGTTAAGGGATTTAGTGGCTTCTCAATTAAAGTTGATGTTGGATGCCAATAACCTTGAAGGGGCTAAATCTCTGCTTATTCCTGTGCAACCCGTGGATATTGCCGAAGCCATTGAATATTTACCCGAAACCATGCAATTAATTGCTTTTCGTCTTCTGAGTAAAACCGAAGCTATCGATGTTTATGAACATTTAGACTATAACACCCAACAATGTTTGATTGAAGAATTTAAGCGTCAGGAGGTGTTGGACATTGTGGATAAGATGTCCCCTGATGATAGGGCAAGATTATTTGATGAGTTACCCGCATCGGTGGTAAAACGTATTTTAGCTCAACTTACCCCAGAAGAAAGACAAGCCACAAATCTACTTTTGGGTTATGAGGAGAATACTGCTGGGCGGATTATGACTCCTGAATATATTTCTTCTAAGGCCCATGTTACCCTTGAAGAAATGTTGGATAGATTGCGATCGCACGCTAGGGTATCAGAACTAATTTACTATATATATGTCACCGACGAATCCCGCCATTTAACTGGGGTAGTATCCCTCAAAGACTTAGTCACCCATGACCCCCATCATACCCTAGGGGAGGTGATGAAATCCGACGTTATCTATATTAAAACAGATATGGATCAAGAAGAAGTTGCCAAGCTCGTGCAACGGTACGACTTTTTGGCAGTGCCTGTGGTGGATAAAGAGTTGCGTTTGGTGGGCATTGTCACCGTAGATGATGTTATTGATATTTTAGAACGAGAAGCCACCGAAGATATTTATGCTTTGGGTGCCGTCCAATCTGACGGAGATAACTACTTTGAAACCAATCTTTTCACCGTTGCCCGTCGTCGAGTGAGTTGGTTATTAATCTTATTATTTACCAATACTTTCACTGGTAGTATTATTGGTGGACAAGAAGAACTTTTGACCAGAATTACTGTTTTAGCCGCTTTTATTCCCCTTTTAATTGGTAGTGGTGGCAATATCGGCACTCAATCATCTACGGTGGTTATTCGTGGCTTAAGTACCGACGAATTAAAAGATTTGGGAGTAGCTAAAGTTATCTTAAGGGAAGCCACTGCAGGGGCGCTTTTAGGGCTAGGGCTAGGTTTAATTACTGTCGTCTGGGCTTATTTTCTACCCCAGAGTCAGCGTAATCTAACCGTTGCCATTACTGTGGGTATTAGTTTGATGGTGATTTCCATTTTAGCATCCATCGCTGGTTCGAGCTTACCATTTTTATTTAAATTTTTAAAATTAGATCCAGCCCTCATGTCTGGCCCTTTTATTTCCACTGCCGTTGATGTTGTCGGGGTGCTAATTTACTTTAGCATTGCTCAATATATGTTAGGCATTTAA
- a CDS encoding putative manganese transporter: MVKKSVNVNEKYQKLIFAIGPGILMAGAAIGVSHLVQATRAGAEYGFSLLWLLILAVVSKYPFMEFGPRYASATGETLIQGYRRMGNYAYGTYIALTIGTMFIIQAAVTVVTAGLAEQLFKFGWSAVQWSGVILALCIALLYIGHYKVLDLTMKFIISLLTICTVLAVIMALGARAGSEAVTAVPPSYWTPAGITFAIAFMGWMPIPLDAAVWHSIWTGERAKQTHYLPTLKEANIDFNLGYLSAGFIGLLFFLLGALVMFGSGESFSNNSVQFSVQVIQLYSNTLGTWSTPIIAIAALITMFSTTLAVTDAYPRVMATLWTEHHPNSKKEQSKSTIYRVSLFVVPAIALIILQFLAGQAFTVLIDFAAGLSFIAAPILGWFNLKLITGKFTPAIARPNKCYKYFSCLCLLWLIAFTLIWFYWQFFR; this comes from the coding sequence ATGGTTAAAAAAAGTGTAAATGTTAATGAAAAATATCAAAAATTAATTTTCGCTATCGGCCCAGGAATTTTGATGGCAGGGGCAGCCATTGGGGTTTCCCATCTTGTCCAAGCCACTAGGGCAGGGGCAGAATACGGTTTTTCTTTACTATGGTTATTGATATTGGCGGTGGTGAGTAAATACCCTTTTATGGAATTTGGGCCCCGTTATGCTTCTGCCACAGGAGAAACTCTAATACAAGGTTATCGGCGCATGGGCAACTACGCTTATGGTACTTATATTGCCCTCACCATTGGCACTATGTTTATTATTCAAGCTGCCGTCACCGTGGTAACAGCGGGGTTAGCCGAACAATTATTCAAATTTGGTTGGTCTGCGGTGCAATGGAGTGGGGTAATTTTGGCTTTATGTATTGCTTTGTTATACATTGGTCATTACAAAGTCCTTGACCTTACCATGAAGTTTATCATTTCTTTACTTACTATCTGTACAGTCTTAGCGGTAATCATGGCATTGGGAGCAAGGGCAGGTAGTGAAGCGGTTACAGCTGTTCCTCCTTCCTACTGGACTCCTGCGGGAATTACCTTTGCGATCGCATTTATGGGCTGGATGCCTATTCCCCTTGATGCGGCGGTGTGGCATTCTATTTGGACAGGGGAAAGAGCAAAACAAACCCATTATTTACCCACTTTAAAAGAAGCAAATATTGACTTTAATTTAGGTTATTTATCCGCAGGTTTTATTGGTTTATTATTCTTTCTTTTAGGTGCTTTAGTAATGTTTGGTAGTGGGGAAAGTTTTTCTAATAATAGTGTCCAATTTTCTGTGCAAGTAATTCAGCTTTATAGTAATACCCTCGGAACTTGGAGTACCCCTATAATTGCGATCGCCGCTTTAATAACCATGTTTAGCACTACTTTGGCGGTAACGGATGCTTACCCAAGGGTAATGGCTACCTTATGGACAGAGCATCATCCTAACTCCAAAAAAGAACAAAGTAAATCCACTATTTACAGAGTATCATTATTTGTGGTACCTGCGATCGCCCTTATTATTTTACAATTTTTGGCAGGACAAGCCTTCACTGTCTTAATCGATTTTGCCGCAGGATTATCCTTCATCGCTGCTCCTATTTTGGGTTGGTTTAACCTCAAATTAATTACAGGAAAATTTACCCCTGCCATCGCTAGACCAAATAAATGTTATAAATATTTTAGTTGTCTTTGTTTATTATGGTTAATTGCCTTTACTCTCATTTGGTTTTATTGGCAATTTTTCCGTTAA